From a single Glycine soja cultivar W05 chromosome 19, ASM419377v2, whole genome shotgun sequence genomic region:
- the LOC114400415 gene encoding proline dehydrogenase 2, mitochondrial-like, with protein MATRVIPPRILKKLRYNTTTKPLNAAHPSISPVIAPPSLFERSPSPVADAVSTTSTTMETANLNLDDAERLFASVSTEKLLRSSAVLHATAVGPMVDLGMWLMKSPVFQTGLPKDLIMAATKETFFSHFCAGEDAAAAGRSISALKEAGLRGMLVYGVEDAHENDGCDRNLKGFLHTVDVSKSLPPSSVSFVIVKITAICPMTLLERMSDLLRWQQKDPSFVLPWKQDSLPIFAESSPLYHTQKRPEPLTPEEESDLQLANQRLLELCQRCEEANMPLLVDAEHTTVQPAIDYFTYSSSIRHNKDDNPIVFGTIQTYLKDAKERLLLTTKAAEKMGVPLGFKLVRGAYMSTESKLAESFGYASPIHNTIQETHNCFNGCSSFLLEKIANGPGSISVVLATHNIESGKLAAAKAYELGVGKVNHKLEFAQLYGMSEALSFGLSNAGFQVSKYMPFGPVDMVMPYLLRRAEENRGLLAASGFDRQLMRKELGRRLKAAMF; from the exons ATGGCAACACGCGTGATCCCTCCAAGAATCCTCAAGAAGCTCCGTTACAACACAACAACCAAGCCACTCAACGCTGCCCACCCCTCAATCTCTCCAGTCATCGCCCCACCGTCACTCTTCGAGAGGTCGCCGTCCCCTGTCGCGGATGCTGTTTCAACAACATCCACGACTATGGAGACGGCGAATCTCAACCTCGACGACGCGGAGCGGCTTTTCGCGTCAGTATCGACGGAAAAGCTGCTCCGGTCGTCCGCGGTTTTGCATGCGACGGCGGTGGGGCCCATGGTAGACCTGGGAATGTGGTTGATGAAGTCTCCGGTGTTCCAGACCGGGCTGCCGAAGGATCTCATCATGGCCGCCACGAAGGAGACGTTCTTCTCGCACTTCTGCGCCGGCGAGGACGCCGCCGCCGCCGGACGGAGCATCAGCGCGCTCAAGGAGGCCGGCTTACGTGGCATGCTGGTGTACGGTGTGGAAGACGCGCATGAAAACGATGGGTGTGATAGAAACCTCAAAGGGTTCCTTCACACTGTGGATGTTAGCAAATCGCTTCCACCATCCTCT GTGAGTTTTGTCATTGTGAAAATCACTGCAATATGCCCCATGACATTGCTTGAAAGAATGAGTGATCTTCTAAGATGGCAACAGAAAGATCCTTCATTTGTTTTGCCATGGAAGCAAGATTCGCTTCCAATTTTTGCAGAATCTAGCCCTTTGTATCACACGCAGAAAAGACCAGAGCCTCTAACCCCAGAAGAAGAGAGTGATCTTCAACTTGCCAACCAGAGACTCCTTGAACTTTGCCAAAGATGTGAGGAAGCCAATATGCCTTTGTTGGTTGATGCAGAACACACCACAGTTCAACCGGCTATCGATTACTTCACATACTCTTCTTCCATAAGGCACAATAAGGATGACAACCCCATTGTGTTTGGAACCATTCAGACTTATTTGAAAGATGCCAAGGAGAGGTTGTTGCTCACAACAAAGGCAGCAGAAAAAATGGGAGTTCCATTGGGGTTCAAATTGGTTAGAGGTGCCTACATGTCCACAGAGAGTAAATTGGCTGAGTCATTTGGGTATGCATCCCCAATTCACAATACCATTCAAGAAACACACAATTGCTTCAATGGCTGCTCATCATTTCTTCTTGAGAAGATTGCTAATGGACCCGGTTCAATTTCAGTTGTTCTTGCAACTCACAATATTGAATCAG GGAAATTGGCTGCAGCAAAAGCATATGAATTGGGGGTTGGAAAGGTAAACCACAAGCTAGAATTTGCACAACTGTATGGAATGTCAGAGGCACTTTCCTTTGGTTTGAGCAATGCAGGGTTTCAAGTTAGCAAGTATATGCCATTTGGGCCGGTAGATATGGTTATGCCTTACCTTCTGAGAAGGGCTGAAGAAAATAGAGGGCTTTTGGCTGCATCAGGTTTTGATAGGCAATTGATGAG AAAGGAGTTGGGAAGAAGATTAAAAGCTGCAATGTTCTAA